In the Topomyia yanbarensis strain Yona2022 chromosome 3, ASM3024719v1, whole genome shotgun sequence genome, one interval contains:
- the LOC131692306 gene encoding uncharacterized protein LOC131692306, with translation MLPEALQRRLAMRGIIQSDGTTTAGSQQHLPAPPSRQQQHSDSSSQSDTDSQEDLRNADLNNEEIIAEDYDEYDQVNPEAFEYPVQKKKNNPAMDWTEKMKQKMVKRYGFQSVDGCQNKYNIYHHCSMYCVQRYGEVEFEIEKEYEKRVKRMLERYPLPRHWRREYDIGCKAFYFYNKETRIVSWLPPTHPDAKMTKSAKVLRKELMEKTKNLENASEAIPKAVIVESYPPIPKPSNQPNREPLVGPVGESLKPPVVNPPKRPHNKYPSRDDDKRLRMTGPGRTDRDRERDRIRERERDRDRDRRERRDDRRERDRDRDRARFGKTNSTALDPMDPAAYSDIPRGTWASGLEATAGGTKKEKDKEKKTEKRKGPREEESDDEHEVLKVAAISEFTQEDE, from the coding sequence ATGCTTCCAGAAGCGCTGCAAAGGCGTTTGGCAATGCGTGGTATCATCCAGAGTGATGGTACAACAACGGCCGGCAGCCAACAGCATCTGCCAGCACCCCCTTCCCGACAGCAACAACATTCGGATTCGTCGTCACAATCGGATACTGATTCCCAGGAAGACCTTCGCAATGCGGATTTGAATAACGAAGAAATTATTGCCGAGGATTACGATGAGTATGATCAGGTTAATCCGGAAGCATTTGAGTACCCGgtccagaagaagaaaaataatccCGCTATGGATTGGACCGAAAAAATGAAACAGAAGATGGTTAAACGGTACGGATTCCAATCGGTTGATGGATGTCAAAATAAGTACAATATTTACCACCACTGTTCGATGTACTGCGTCCAACGCTACGGAGAAGTTGAGTTTGAAATTGAGAAGGAGTACGAGAAAAGGGTTAAGCGTATGCTGGAGAGGTATCCACTCCCACGTCACTGGCGTAGGGAGTATGATATTGGATGTAAGGCATTCTATTTCTATAATAAGGAAACGAGGATAGTTTCCTGGCTGCCACCAACTCATCCGGATGCAAAGATGACTAAAAGCGCCAAGGTACTGCGGAAGGAGCTGATGGAAAAAACTAAAAACCTTGAGAACGCCAGCGAGGCCATCCCCAAGGCAGTGATTGTGGAAAGTTACCCACCCATTCCTAAGCCATCCAATCAACCGAATCGGGAACCTTTGGTTGGACCTGTGGGCGAAAGTTTGAAACCACCGGTTGTAAATCCGCCGAAGAGACCTCACAACAAATATCCATCCAGGGATGATGACAAACGACTCCGCATGACCGGGCCTGGCCGTACCGATCGCGATCGGGAACGTGACCGGATTCGCGAACGAGAACGTGACCGAGACCGGGATCGTCGTGAACGACGCGATGATCGGCGTGAGCGGGATCGAGACCGAGATCGTGCTCGCTTTGGCAAAACGAACTCCACTGCACTGGATCCGATGGATCCGGCTGCCTACTCGGACATCCCCAGGGGGACCTGGGCAAGTGGGCTGGAAGCGACTGCGGGCGGTACGAAAAAAGAGAAAGACAAGGAGAAGAAGACGGAAAAACGGAAGGGACCTCGCGAGGAGGAAAGCGATGACGAGCATGAAGTGCTGAAGGTGGCAGCGATCAG